One Cupriavidus oxalaticus genomic region harbors:
- a CDS encoding response regulator: MTIRILLIDDHTLFRSGIRALLQRQTDFEIVDEAADGVEGIKRAKQHRPDVILLDLNMPGLSGLEALQLLVEDLPQTAVIVLTVSEEAEELAAALRSGARGYLIKNIETEALIAGIRRAAAGEPVISDSMTAKLVAQFRTPAPAAAPRHDDAPRLTAREREIVQGLARGESNKEIARDLGVAESTVKIHVQNILKKLNLASRVQVAVYAVEHGLTEAG; the protein is encoded by the coding sequence ATGACCATCCGCATCCTGCTGATCGACGACCACACCCTGTTCCGCTCCGGCATCCGCGCGCTGCTGCAGCGCCAGACCGATTTCGAGATCGTCGACGAAGCCGCCGACGGCGTGGAGGGTATCAAGCGCGCCAAGCAGCATCGCCCCGACGTGATCCTGCTGGACCTGAACATGCCCGGCCTGTCGGGGCTGGAGGCGCTGCAGCTGCTGGTGGAAGACCTGCCGCAGACCGCGGTGATCGTGCTGACGGTGTCCGAGGAAGCCGAGGAGCTGGCCGCCGCGCTGCGCAGCGGTGCGCGCGGCTACCTGATCAAGAACATCGAGACCGAGGCGCTGATCGCCGGCATCCGCCGCGCCGCCGCGGGCGAGCCGGTGATCTCCGACAGCATGACGGCCAAGCTGGTGGCGCAGTTCCGCACGCCGGCGCCCGCCGCCGCGCCGCGCCACGACGACGCGCCGCGCCTGACCGCGCGCGAGCGCGAGATCGTGCAGGGGCTGGCGCGCGGCGAAAGCAACAAGGAAATCGCGCGCGATCTCGGTGTGGCCGAAAGCACGGTGAAGATCCACGTGCAGAACATCCTGAAGAAGCTCAACCTCGCCAGCCGCGTCCAAGTGGCGGTCTACGCGGTCGAGCACGGCCTGACCGAGGCGGGCTGA
- a CDS encoding DUF3309 family protein, giving the protein MGIGTILLIILVLLLLGALPAWPYSSGWGYWPSGGLGLIVLIVLLLVVLGRI; this is encoded by the coding sequence ATGGGAATCGGCACTATCCTTCTGATCATTCTTGTCCTGCTGCTACTGGGTGCCCTGCCAGCCTGGCCGTACAGTTCCGGCTGGGGCTACTGGCCAAGCGGCGGCCTGGGCCTGATCGTCCTGATCGTGCTGCTGCTCGTGGTTCTCGGCCGGATATAG
- a CDS encoding DUF3008 family protein — MPAKSKAQQQAAGAALSAKRGDKKAGSLKGASRSMYKSMSEKELDKMASTKTKKLPKHKSER; from the coding sequence ATGCCAGCCAAATCGAAGGCGCAACAGCAGGCCGCGGGAGCGGCGCTCTCCGCCAAGCGCGGGGACAAGAAGGCCGGATCGCTGAAAGGCGCCTCGCGCTCGATGTACAAGTCGATGAGCGAAAAGGAACTCGACAAGATGGCATCGACCAAGACCAAAAAACTGCCGAAGCACAAATCGGAGCGCTGA
- a CDS encoding ParB-like protein encodes MPNTTERRDRASARNGNAIAELARLRPTQLTLGYIHVSHKKEVTQRHADPRDRAALRRFMRRHRIKTVAGPGGSLYIVDHHHWARAWLELGYRKAPVRILRDLSELGPSAFWKRMRELGHIHPYDEHGKLQGHKALPPTVMGMRDDPYRSLAAFARAAGAYRKPGNAYGDFRWAGFLRDRVVQDLHSIAGFGLALSESIKLARSPKARRLPGFCGRPEDYENGKG; translated from the coding sequence GTGCCGAACACGACTGAACGGCGCGACCGCGCCAGCGCGAGGAACGGCAATGCCATTGCCGAACTGGCGCGGCTGCGTCCCACGCAGCTCACGCTGGGCTATATCCACGTCAGCCACAAGAAGGAAGTCACGCAGCGCCACGCGGACCCCCGCGACCGCGCGGCGCTGCGGCGCTTCATGCGCAGGCACCGCATCAAGACCGTGGCGGGCCCCGGCGGCAGCCTCTATATCGTCGATCACCATCACTGGGCGCGCGCGTGGCTGGAGCTGGGCTACCGCAAGGCGCCGGTGCGCATCCTGCGCGACCTGAGCGAACTGGGGCCGTCCGCCTTCTGGAAGCGCATGCGCGAGCTCGGCCATATCCATCCATACGACGAGCACGGCAAGCTGCAGGGCCACAAGGCGCTGCCGCCCACCGTGATGGGCATGCGCGATGACCCGTACCGCAGCCTGGCAGCGTTTGCGCGCGCGGCCGGCGCCTACCGCAAGCCGGGCAATGCCTATGGGGATTTCCGCTGGGCCGGCTTCCTGCGCGATCGGGTGGTGCAGGATCTCCACAGCATCGCGGGCTTCGGGCTGGCGCTGTCCGAATCGATCAAGCTTGCGCGCAGCCCCAAGGCCAGGCGGCTGCCGGGATTTTGTGGCAGGCCAGAAGACTACGAGAACGGGAAAGGCTGA
- a CDS encoding SDR family oxidoreductase has product MSTPKSVPPQHQERQPGLEAPMRPQPDSGADDYVGSGRLQGRVALITGGDSGIGRAIAVAFAREGADVAIAYLDEHADARETVELVEAAGRKCLAVAGDLADCRHAEAVARQTLQQYGKLDILVNNAAEQHPEKSLEDVDENQVEATFRTNVFAMFHLTRAVLPHMKAGASILNTTSVTAYRGSKHLLDYSATKGAIVSFTRSLALQVVERGIRVNGVAPGPIWTPLIPSTFTAEEVAEFGKKTPMGRPGQPFEVAAGFVFLASDAASYITGQVLHINGGEVVNG; this is encoded by the coding sequence ATGTCCACACCGAAGAGCGTCCCACCCCAGCACCAGGAACGCCAGCCCGGGCTGGAAGCACCCATGCGGCCGCAGCCGGACAGCGGCGCGGACGACTACGTCGGCAGCGGCCGCCTGCAAGGGCGCGTGGCGCTGATCACCGGCGGCGACAGCGGCATCGGCCGCGCCATCGCGGTGGCCTTCGCGCGCGAAGGCGCCGACGTTGCCATCGCCTACCTCGATGAACATGCCGACGCCCGCGAAACCGTCGAACTGGTCGAAGCCGCCGGGCGCAAGTGCCTCGCCGTCGCAGGCGATCTGGCCGACTGCAGGCATGCCGAAGCGGTTGCCCGCCAGACGCTGCAGCAATACGGCAAGCTCGATATCCTGGTCAACAACGCCGCCGAGCAGCATCCCGAGAAATCCCTCGAAGACGTCGACGAAAACCAGGTCGAGGCCACCTTCCGCACCAATGTCTTCGCCATGTTCCACCTGACGCGCGCGGTGCTGCCGCACATGAAGGCGGGCGCGTCGATCCTGAACACCACGTCGGTGACTGCATATCGCGGCAGCAAGCATCTGCTGGACTACTCGGCGACCAAGGGTGCGATCGTGTCGTTCACGCGTTCGCTCGCGCTGCAGGTGGTCGAGCGCGGCATCCGCGTCAATGGTGTTGCGCCGGGCCCGATCTGGACCCCGCTGATCCCGTCCACCTTTACCGCGGAGGAAGTCGCCGAGTTCGGCAAGAAGACGCCGATGGGCCGTCCGGGACAGCCGTTCGAAGTGGCGGCGGGCTTCGTGTTCCTCGCCTCGGATGCGGCGAGCTATATCACGGGGCAGGTCCTGCACATCAACGGCGGCGAGGTTGTCAACGGCTGA
- a CDS encoding BON domain-containing protein translates to MFNFRNDRGSRRGNQDQGRQAGRRDESQGSGSEDWGQEWGEDWRGDERAEQREGRGDWRGEWRGEGRGRSGTGPYGGERGNEQRGDERRGGESARHGGPWYQQDTPAGQGRGSWGQPGYGASDAGGTGHPYSSGYGGYRPSVQDSGYRSQERDSGYGYRDEDRFGPRGRGGERDDRGSGGERGGRALHWREGMERDRSQRGGEPSYGSGYYGDSASGGQSFSGGQRVYPDDHGYRRSRAFGQQAAAQGWSQHSQHAGRRMTGPKGYHRSDERVREDVCERLAMNPYIDVGEVSVEVANGVVTLDGTVRERREKYVIEEIADAVFGVTEVDNRLRVERGQGGQGDRGSAWAAGSEVGGEDTGTSPERTLNKS, encoded by the coding sequence ATGTTCAACTTCCGCAACGACCGCGGCAGCCGCCGGGGCAATCAGGACCAGGGCCGGCAAGCGGGCCGGCGCGACGAGAGCCAGGGCAGCGGCTCGGAAGACTGGGGCCAGGAATGGGGCGAGGACTGGCGCGGTGATGAGCGCGCAGAGCAGCGCGAAGGCCGCGGCGACTGGCGCGGTGAGTGGCGCGGCGAAGGCCGTGGCCGCTCCGGCACCGGCCCGTATGGCGGTGAGCGCGGCAATGAGCAGCGGGGCGATGAACGCCGCGGCGGCGAATCCGCGCGCCACGGCGGTCCGTGGTACCAGCAGGATACGCCCGCCGGCCAGGGCCGCGGCAGCTGGGGCCAGCCGGGCTATGGCGCTTCGGATGCCGGCGGCACCGGTCATCCCTACAGCAGCGGCTACGGCGGCTATCGCCCGTCGGTGCAAGACAGCGGCTATCGCAGCCAGGAACGGGACTCGGGCTATGGTTACCGCGACGAAGACCGCTTCGGGCCGCGCGGCCGCGGCGGCGAGCGCGATGACCGGGGCAGCGGCGGCGAGCGCGGCGGCCGCGCCTTGCACTGGCGCGAAGGCATGGAGCGCGACCGCAGCCAGCGCGGCGGCGAGCCAAGCTATGGCAGCGGCTACTATGGCGATTCCGCCAGCGGCGGCCAGTCGTTCAGCGGCGGGCAGCGGGTCTATCCGGACGATCACGGCTATCGCCGCAGCCGGGCCTTCGGCCAGCAGGCGGCCGCGCAGGGTTGGAGCCAGCACAGCCAGCACGCTGGCAGGCGCATGACCGGACCCAAGGGCTACCACCGCTCGGACGAGCGCGTGCGCGAGGATGTCTGCGAGCGCCTGGCCATGAATCCGTACATCGATGTCGGCGAAGTCAGCGTGGAAGTGGCCAACGGCGTGGTCACGCTGGACGGCACCGTGCGCGAGCGCCGCGAGAAGTATGTCATCGAGGAAATCGCTGACGCGGTGTTCGGCGTGACCGAGGTCGACAACCGGCTGCGCGTGGAGCGCGGGCAAGGTGGCCAGGGCGACCGCGGTTCGGCCTGGGCCGCCGGCTCGGAAGTCGGCGGCGAAGACACCGGCACGTCGCCGGAGCGCACGCTGAACAAGAGCTGA
- a CDS encoding ParB-like protein produces the protein MPRHPRKFRPGSKLMVPLDALHPTQITVGGYHVAQKVHVTRRVPPEDRAAFLDRHRVHLVVGPEQGLYVVDHHHWVRAWHDLGLTHVPGIVHADASDLDVPAFWRHMVANHLVHPYDEHGRRRPLAELPEAIHDMRDDPYRSLEAFVQLAGGYRKVKTAYPDFRWADYFRRNVPGPFDTAHEFAAALAHAFRLAHATGARELPGYLGPLPC, from the coding sequence ATGCCACGCCATCCCCGCAAGTTTCGTCCCGGCAGCAAGCTGATGGTGCCCCTGGACGCGCTGCACCCGACCCAGATCACCGTCGGTGGCTATCACGTTGCGCAAAAGGTCCACGTGACGCGCCGCGTGCCGCCCGAGGACCGCGCTGCGTTCCTGGACCGGCACCGCGTCCATCTGGTGGTCGGGCCGGAACAGGGCCTCTACGTGGTCGACCACCACCACTGGGTGCGCGCCTGGCACGACCTTGGCCTGACCCACGTGCCGGGCATCGTCCACGCCGATGCCAGCGATCTCGACGTGCCGGCATTCTGGCGCCACATGGTCGCCAACCACCTGGTCCACCCGTATGACGAGCACGGCCGCCGCCGGCCGCTGGCCGAGCTGCCCGAGGCCATCCACGACATGCGCGACGACCCCTACCGCAGCCTGGAGGCGTTCGTGCAGCTTGCCGGCGGCTATCGCAAGGTCAAGACCGCCTACCCGGATTTCCGCTGGGCCGACTATTTCCGCCGCAACGTGCCGGGCCCGTTCGACACGGCGCATGAATTCGCCGCCGCCCTGGCGCACGCGTTCCGCCTGGCGCATGCCACAGGCGCGCGCGAGCTGCCCGGCTATCTCGGCCCGCTGCCGTGCTGA
- a CDS encoding DNA topoisomerase IB, which translates to MDSTLPATEAAAALDAVLRDAGLRYVDDASPGITRRRQGSGFSYLRPDGQRVRDGATLARIAALAIPPAYESVWICPDARGHLQATGRDARGRKQYVYHPEWAALRDSDKYARLPAFGAVLPRLRARAARDLRRNGMPREKVVAAVVVLLDATLVRVGSPRYAQQNRTYGLTTLRRRHVTVRGSRLRFQFTGKSGITHDVSVNDPRLARVVRNCADLPGQRLFKYRDSDGEIREIGSADVNAYLKEATGGEFTAKDFRTWAGSVHALAILRKLPPAASETARRKAVADAIREVARQLRNTMAVCRKCYVHPGVIEAYLCGVLEAGGRAPSVTRLRADEARLLRLLAAVQRDG; encoded by the coding sequence ATGGACAGCACCCTGCCCGCCACCGAGGCCGCCGCGGCGCTTGACGCCGTGCTGCGCGATGCCGGCCTGCGCTACGTCGACGACGCCAGCCCGGGGATCACGCGGCGCCGCCAGGGCAGCGGCTTCAGCTATCTCCGCCCCGATGGCCAGCGCGTGCGCGACGGCGCCACGCTGGCGCGCATCGCCGCGCTGGCCATCCCGCCGGCGTACGAGTCGGTGTGGATCTGCCCGGATGCGCGCGGCCATCTGCAGGCCACGGGGCGCGACGCGCGCGGGCGCAAGCAGTATGTCTACCACCCGGAATGGGCGGCACTGCGCGATTCAGACAAGTACGCGCGCCTGCCCGCCTTCGGCGCGGTGCTGCCGCGGCTGCGCGCCCGCGCCGCGCGCGACCTGCGCCGCAACGGCATGCCGCGTGAGAAAGTCGTGGCGGCGGTGGTGGTGCTGCTCGATGCCACGCTGGTGCGCGTGGGCTCGCCGCGCTACGCGCAGCAGAACCGCACCTACGGCCTGACCACGCTGCGGCGCCGGCACGTGACCGTGCGCGGCAGCCGGCTGCGCTTCCAGTTCACCGGCAAGAGCGGCATCACCCACGACGTCTCGGTCAACGACCCGCGCCTGGCGCGCGTCGTGCGCAACTGCGCCGACCTGCCGGGCCAGCGGCTGTTCAAGTACCGCGACAGCGACGGCGAGATCCGCGAGATCGGCTCGGCCGATGTGAACGCCTACCTGAAGGAGGCGACCGGCGGCGAATTTACCGCCAAGGATTTCCGCACCTGGGCCGGCAGCGTGCATGCGCTGGCAATCCTGCGCAAGCTGCCGCCGGCAGCCAGCGAAACGGCGCGCAGGAAGGCCGTGGCCGACGCGATCCGCGAGGTGGCGCGCCAGCTGCGCAATACCATGGCGGTTTGCCGCAAGTGCTATGTGCATCCCGGCGTCATCGAGGCTTACCTGTGCGGCGTGCTCGAAGCCGGCGGAAGGGCGCCGTCGGTGACCCGGCTGCGCGCTGACGAAGCCCGCTTGCTGCGCCTGCTGGCCGCGGTGCAGCGCGATGGCTGA
- a CDS encoding alpha/beta hydrolase family protein produces the protein MATHEELLQIQSEGGTIAGTLISPETRLPGVLFVHGWGGSQQQYLARARKVAGLGCVCLTFDLTGHAGTRSQYETVTRMRNLADVVAAYDTLVRQPEVDRNAIAVVGSSYGGYLAALLSAMRPVRWMGFRAPALYMDSGWELPKRQLHREQDLVAYRRSVVPPEDNRAVRACAEFDGDVLVIESEHDQVVPHAAVMSYVDACVHASSMTYRVIKGADHGLTDEESQRAYSSLLVNWLREMITAARAGPVSADRALEPKPRPAAAEPDDEIVAMGGVVPPPASGSAGAPPASAE, from the coding sequence ATGGCAACCCATGAAGAACTGCTGCAGATTCAAAGCGAGGGCGGCACCATTGCCGGCACCCTGATCAGTCCCGAGACCCGGCTGCCCGGCGTGCTGTTCGTGCACGGCTGGGGCGGCAGCCAGCAGCAATACCTGGCACGCGCGCGCAAGGTCGCGGGGCTGGGCTGCGTCTGCCTGACCTTCGACCTGACCGGCCATGCCGGCACCAGGTCGCAGTACGAGACCGTCACCCGCATGCGCAACCTGGCTGACGTGGTTGCCGCATACGACACGCTGGTGCGGCAGCCTGAAGTCGATCGCAACGCCATCGCGGTGGTGGGCAGCAGCTACGGCGGCTACCTGGCGGCGCTGCTGAGCGCGATGCGCCCGGTGCGCTGGATGGGCTTCCGCGCGCCGGCGCTGTACATGGATTCCGGCTGGGAGCTGCCCAAGCGCCAGCTGCACCGCGAACAGGACCTGGTGGCGTACCGGCGCAGCGTGGTCCCGCCCGAAGACAACCGCGCCGTGCGCGCCTGCGCGGAATTTGACGGCGACGTGCTGGTGATCGAATCCGAGCACGACCAGGTGGTCCCGCACGCCGCGGTGATGAGCTATGTCGACGCATGCGTGCATGCCAGCTCGATGACCTACCGCGTGATCAAGGGCGCCGACCATGGGCTGACCGACGAGGAAAGCCAGCGCGCCTACAGCAGCCTGCTGGTCAACTGGCTGCGCGAGATGATCACCGCGGCGCGCGCCGGCCCGGTCAGCGCCGACCGTGCCCTGGAGCCGAAGCCGCGGCCCGCGGCAGCGGAGCCCGACGACGAGATCGTCGCCATGGGCGGGGTGGTGCCGCCGCCGGCTTCGGGTTCCGCCGGCGCGCCGCCGGCCAGCGCCGAATAG